Proteins co-encoded in one Oligoflexus sp. genomic window:
- a CDS encoding RICIN domain-containing protein encodes MQSFPALIGITLLVFAALGCRSNRNEIPESETADVGALEAQVKDANDRIAATEEELKRNEEESKKAIDQLKTDLLGFSLQYKHSSKCLQVENSSDQNGARLRQLPCNFSNIQKFRLIERTGGNWIQNLVTGKCLVAQDNGTANGTRVVQATCGDKGSFLFTLQSDDAGFMFIRELSSNRCMDIEAISKADGAGAQLFDCVGGDAQRVKIIQANP; translated from the coding sequence ATGCAAAGCTTTCCGGCCCTTATCGGGATCACCCTCCTGGTCTTTGCCGCTCTCGGCTGCCGCAGCAATCGCAACGAAATCCCCGAAAGCGAGACCGCGGATGTCGGTGCGCTGGAAGCTCAGGTCAAGGATGCGAATGATCGCATTGCTGCGACCGAGGAAGAATTGAAAAGGAACGAAGAGGAAAGCAAGAAAGCCATAGATCAGCTGAAGACTGACCTCCTCGGTTTCAGCCTTCAGTATAAGCACAGCTCCAAGTGCCTGCAGGTCGAAAACAGCAGCGATCAGAACGGGGCTCGCCTGCGGCAGTTGCCCTGCAATTTCTCCAATATTCAAAAATTTCGCCTGATCGAACGGACGGGCGGCAACTGGATACAAAACCTCGTCACTGGCAAATGCCTCGTGGCTCAGGATAACGGCACAGCCAACGGCACCAGGGTCGTGCAGGCGACTTGCGGGGATAAGGGTTCGTTCCTTTTCACGCTGCAGTCGGATGACGCTGGTTTTATGTTTATCCGTGAACTCAGCAGCAATCGCTGTATGGATATCGAAGCTATTTCCAAGGCCGATGGAGCCGGCGCTCAGCTTTTCGATTGTGTGGGCGGGGATGCGCAGCGGGTTAAGATTATTCAGGCGAATCCTTAA
- a CDS encoding S1 family peptidase — protein MRSISLTVFSSLLALAACGEAPRSELKVTNGEIIQESDRPEVVNLYRRVYQNGQLKGGSTCTGTWIGKNTILTAAHCTGEGPSDAEGKVSDAEIMVFEVTDHSTMPKKTALITRVVEVYRNKQWEAKKGYNRYDLAILKTEDKAASERPRGEARISRVAPFKGEAIEIVGYGYYDMSTFGKKGDDLKRVGRNKIADVSNGFINITGEVKDKSGGATGEAASAGQGDSGGPMFREGELIGVASGGGTGGLFARGEASYVDLNTSDSRAFLARFGY, from the coding sequence ATGCGATCCATTTCCTTGACCGTCTTTAGCAGTCTTTTGGCATTAGCAGCTTGTGGTGAGGCGCCGCGGAGTGAGCTCAAAGTCACCAACGGGGAAATCATTCAGGAGAGCGATCGCCCCGAGGTCGTGAACCTTTACCGCCGCGTTTATCAGAACGGCCAGCTGAAAGGCGGCTCGACCTGCACCGGCACCTGGATCGGCAAAAACACGATCCTCACCGCCGCGCATTGCACGGGTGAAGGTCCATCCGATGCTGAAGGCAAAGTCAGCGATGCCGAGATCATGGTCTTTGAAGTCACCGATCACAGCACGATGCCGAAAAAAACCGCGCTCATCACCCGCGTCGTGGAAGTCTATCGCAATAAGCAGTGGGAAGCGAAGAAAGGCTACAATCGTTACGATCTCGCGATCCTGAAAACGGAAGACAAGGCCGCAAGCGAACGCCCTCGCGGTGAAGCCCGCATCAGCCGCGTGGCCCCTTTCAAAGGCGAAGCCATCGAGATCGTAGGTTATGGTTACTATGATATGTCGACCTTCGGCAAAAAAGGTGACGATCTGAAACGCGTCGGTCGCAACAAGATCGCGGACGTATCGAACGGCTTCATCAACATCACCGGCGAAGTCAAAGACAAGTCCGGTGGCGCCACAGGCGAAGCGGCATCGGCTGGCCAGGGTGATTCCGGTGGTCCCATGTTCCGTGAGGGCGAACTCATCGGCGTCGCATCCGGCGGCGGCACCGGCGGACTTTTCGCCCGCGGTGAAGCGTCCTATGTGGATCTGAATACCAGTGATTCACGAGCTTTCCTGGCTCGATTTGGCTATTGA